Proteins found in one Chlamydia pneumoniae TW-183 genomic segment:
- a CDS encoding DUF1978 domain-containing protein: protein MNGCWEDLKQTIFWVGEHDCTDIETVRKSCMWLDRYADKFILREKEEKMERHELFHATMVRKASGHAYAKAKAAFEKERSNENQRKVKDVEKWLSKGLAEFRNQESRRARERLRELQTLYPEVSVEERVLERQRTKKVNLENLYADIEKKYHHCVREQEHYWKEVENKEAEYRENGEKVLSAEEVSECLQRLEDCLETWSKKLTKAEESVFEMKFDATEKLGNKVLSDVTNRLEILCEDAEEMIFRIEEIEMTLRMVELPLLFMKNTFEKASLQYNSCKEMLAKVEPQCKESPTYRSSQERLERLNQDLQTAYTNCQERLQGFSDLESKVRTCRDHLREQMKHFEVQGLNFINEELLWVGAELFTQARLDLVATVPYMEFYLQYHNIKREKVRSQWMAKTERYREIRQAFQGVMKEDLLAEDTILKEEDYWLLRDDWLLRDERKNRQRRLICNKIAAAQQRVKGF from the coding sequence ATCAATGGTTGTTGGGAGGACTTAAAGCAAACGATCTTTTGGGTAGGAGAACATGATTGTACGGACATAGAGACCGTACGTAAAAGCTGTATGTGGCTGGATCGTTATGCAGATAAATTTATTTTGAGGGAAAAAGAGGAAAAGATGGAGCGTCATGAGCTCTTTCATGCGACTATGGTCCGAAAAGCATCTGGGCACGCGTATGCTAAAGCTAAAGCAGCCTTTGAAAAGGAGAGATCTAATGAGAATCAGAGGAAAGTCAAGGATGTTGAAAAATGGTTATCTAAAGGTTTAGCGGAGTTTCGTAATCAAGAGTCTCGCAGAGCTCGGGAGAGGCTGAGAGAGCTGCAAACTTTGTATCCTGAGGTTTCTGTAGAAGAGAGAGTGTTAGAGAGACAAAGGACTAAAAAAGTTAATCTGGAGAACTTGTATGCAGATATAGAAAAGAAGTATCACCACTGTGTTCGAGAGCAAGAGCATTACTGGAAAGAGGTAGAGAACAAGGAAGCAGAGTATAGGGAGAACGGAGAAAAGGTTCTCTCTGCCGAGGAGGTGTCAGAGTGTCTTCAGAGGTTGGAAGATTGTTTAGAGACGTGGTCTAAGAAATTAACAAAAGCGGAAGAGAGTGTCTTTGAGATGAAGTTTGATGCGACAGAAAAACTAGGGAATAAAGTACTTTCTGATGTAACGAACCGTCTTGAGATTTTATGTGAAGATGCTGAGGAGATGATTTTTCGAATCGAAGAGATAGAGATGACTCTGCGTATGGTAGAGCTTCCACTACTTTTTATGAAAAATACTTTTGAGAAAGCCTCTCTACAATACAACAGCTGCAAAGAGATGTTAGCCAAAGTAGAGCCCCAATGTAAGGAAAGCCCAACCTATAGAAGTAGCCAAGAGCGCTTAGAAAGGTTGAATCAGGATTTACAAACAGCATATACAAATTGCCAGGAGAGACTCCAGGGTTTTTCAGATTTGGAATCAAAAGTACGTACATGTAGAGATCATCTTAGAGAGCAGATGAAACATTTCGAAGTTCAAGGACTGAATTTTATAAACGAAGAGCTTTTATGGGTCGGGGCAGAGCTCTTTACACAAGCCAGATTGGATCTAGTAGCAACAGTTCCGTATATGGAGTTCTATTTGCAGTACCATAATATTAAAAGAGAAAAAGTTCGATCCCAATGGATGGCGAAGACCGAGAGGTATAGAGAGATTCGGCAGGCATTTCAAGGGGTGATGAAGGAAGATTTGTTAGCAGAAGATACGATCTTGAAAGAAGAAGATTATTGGCTGCTTCGCGATGATTGGTTGCTGCGTGATGAGAGGAAGAATAGACAAAGACGTTTAATCTGTAATAAGATAGCAGCAGCGCAACAGCGAGTCAAAGGCTTCTAA
- a CDS encoding IncA family protein — protein MQVLLSPQLPPPPQHSVGSISSPSKLRVLAITFLVFGMLLLISGALFLTLGIPGLSAAISFGLGIGLSALGGVLMISGLLCLLVKREIPTV, from the coding sequence ATGCAAGTACTTCTATCTCCGCAGCTACCCCCCCCCCCCCAACACTCTGTAGGGTCGATTTCTTCTCCATCTAAACTTCGCGTTTTAGCGATTACTTTTTTAGTTTTTGGTATGCTCTTACTGATTTCAGGAGCTCTCTTTCTGACGTTAGGGATTCCAGGATTGAGTGCAGCAATTTCTTTTGGATTAGGCATCGGTCTCTCCGCATTAGGAGGAGTGCTGATGATTTCGGGACTACTATGTCTTTTAGTCAAACGAGAGATTCCGACAGTATGA
- a CDS encoding DUF1978 domain-containing protein produces MDQLDTDIQEVFACLRKLKDSKYESRSFLNDAKKELRVFDFVVEDTLSEIFELRQIVAQEGWDLNFLINGGRSLMMTAESESLDLFHVSKRLGYLPSGDVRGEGLKKSAKEIVARLMSLHCEIHKVAVAFDRNSYAMAEKAFAKALGALEESVYRSLTQSYRDKFLESERAKIPWNGHITWLRDDAKSGCAEKKLRDAEERWKKFRKAVFWVEEDGGFDINNLLGDWGTVLDPYRQERMDEITFHELYEKTTFLKRLHRKCALAKTTFEKKRSKKNLQAVEEANARRLKYVRDWYDQEFQKAGERLEKLHALYPEVSVSIRENKIQETRSNLEKAYEAIEENYRCCVREQEDYWKEEEKREAEFRERGNKILSPEELESSLEQFDHGLKNFSEKLMELEGHILKLQKEATAEVENKILSDAESRLEIVFEDVKEMPCRIEEIEKTLRMAELPLLPTKKAFEKACSQYNSCAEMLEKVKPYCKESLAYVTSKERLVSLDEDLRRAYTECQKRFQGDSGLESEVRACREQLRERIQEFETQGLDLVEKELLCVSSRLRNTECDCVSGVKKEAPPGKKFYAQYYDEIYRVRVQSRWMTMSERLREGVQACNKMLKAGLSEEDKVLKEEEYWLYREERKNKEKRLVGTKIVATQQRIQEFQPSDIVESSNEKVSLMDKARFLFNREDHS; encoded by the coding sequence TTGGATCAGTTAGATACAGATATTCAGGAAGTGTTCGCATGTTTAAGAAAGCTGAAAGATTCTAAGTATGAAAGTCGAAGTTTTTTAAACGATGCTAAGAAGGAGCTTCGAGTTTTTGACTTTGTGGTTGAGGATACCCTCTCGGAGATTTTCGAGTTGCGGCAGATTGTGGCTCAAGAGGGATGGGATTTAAACTTTTTGATCAATGGGGGACGAAGCCTCATGATGACTGCAGAATCTGAATCGCTTGATTTGTTTCATGTATCGAAGCGGCTAGGGTATTTACCTTCTGGGGATGTTCGAGGGGAGGGGTTAAAGAAATCTGCGAAGGAGATAGTCGCTCGTTTGATGAGCTTGCATTGCGAGATTCACAAGGTGGCGGTAGCGTTTGATAGGAATTCCTATGCGATGGCAGAAAAGGCGTTTGCGAAAGCGTTGGGAGCTTTAGAAGAGAGTGTGTATCGGAGTCTGACGCAGAGTTATAGAGATAAATTTTTGGAGAGTGAGAGGGCGAAGATCCCATGGAATGGGCATATAACCTGGTTAAGAGATGATGCGAAGAGTGGGTGTGCTGAAAAGAAGCTTCGGGATGCCGAGGAACGTTGGAAGAAATTTAGGAAAGCAGTCTTTTGGGTAGAAGAAGACGGGGGCTTTGACATCAATAATCTCCTTGGAGACTGGGGGACAGTGCTTGATCCTTATAGACAAGAGAGAATGGACGAGATAACGTTCCATGAGTTGTATGAAAAAACTACGTTTTTGAAAAGACTGCACAGAAAGTGTGCGTTAGCGAAAACAACCTTTGAAAAGAAGAGATCTAAAAAGAATTTGCAGGCAGTCGAGGAGGCGAATGCACGTAGGTTGAAATATGTAAGGGATTGGTATGATCAGGAGTTTCAGAAAGCAGGGGAGAGATTAGAGAAACTGCATGCTTTGTATCCTGAGGTTTCAGTCTCTATAAGAGAGAACAAAATACAAGAGACGCGCTCTAATTTAGAGAAAGCCTATGAGGCTATCGAAGAGAACTATCGTTGCTGTGTCCGAGAGCAAGAGGACTACTGGAAAGAAGAAGAGAAAAGGGAAGCGGAGTTTAGGGAGAGGGGAAACAAGATTCTTTCTCCTGAGGAGCTGGAAAGTTCTTTGGAGCAATTCGACCATGGTTTGAAAAATTTTTCTGAGAAATTAATGGAATTGGAAGGGCATATCTTAAAACTTCAGAAAGAAGCCACAGCAGAGGTGGAGAATAAAATACTTTCAGATGCAGAGAGCCGCCTTGAGATTGTATTTGAAGATGTCAAGGAGATGCCCTGTCGAATTGAGGAGATAGAGAAGACGCTGCGTATGGCGGAGCTGCCCCTACTTCCTACGAAGAAGGCGTTTGAGAAGGCCTGCTCACAATATAATAGCTGCGCAGAGATGTTGGAGAAGGTGAAGCCTTACTGCAAGGAGAGCCTCGCCTATGTGACTAGCAAAGAGCGTTTAGTGAGCTTGGATGAAGATTTACGACGAGCCTACACAGAGTGTCAGAAGAGATTCCAGGGGGATTCGGGTTTGGAGTCGGAAGTAAGAGCCTGTCGAGAGCAACTGCGAGAGCGGATCCAAGAGTTTGAAACTCAAGGGCTGGACTTGGTGGAAAAAGAGTTGCTTTGTGTGAGTAGTAGATTAAGAAATACAGAGTGCGATTGTGTATCTGGTGTTAAGAAAGAAGCACCTCCTGGTAAGAAGTTTTATGCCCAGTATTATGATGAGATTTATCGAGTTAGAGTTCAATCCCGATGGATGACGATGTCTGAGAGATTGAGAGAGGGAGTTCAAGCATGCAACAAGATGTTGAAGGCAGGCCTAAGCGAAGAAGATAAGGTTCTTAAAGAAGAAGAGTATTGGTTGTATCGAGAGGAGAGAAAGAATAAAGAGAAACGTTTGGTTGGTACTAAGATAGTAGCAACGCAGCAGCGGATCCAAGAATTTCAACCATCTGATATCGTTGAGTCTTCAAATGAGAAAGTGAGCCTTATGGACAAAGCGCGATTTTTATTTAATCGTGAGGACCATTCCTAG
- a CDS encoding IncA family protein — MTAAPAILHVSPTPPEETKFVIPKDSKSRALGITLLVVGILLVVCGAIVLSGVISGLSALIVCGLGISTISLGVVLFVLGLILLLRKRELTLEQIEAKQIAETFADELKELEMYIQSTEKSLEKIEGSRYSDQGFLNRATQKILDLESSLSSITSEFRDLRQLFDEEKIELLSGERLLEFIAANLFKQGRDVYLNLGNLADIRAYMGPNNYKVAMVIEKAKAVVHEFIVLTTMARELEFFF, encoded by the coding sequence ATGACTGCAGCACCAGCTATTCTACACGTATCCCCGACACCCCCTGAAGAAACAAAATTCGTTATTCCTAAAGATAGTAAATCTCGCGCTCTTGGGATTACTTTATTAGTCGTAGGCATCCTTCTGGTAGTTTGTGGTGCGATTGTACTCAGTGGAGTGATTTCTGGATTGAGTGCACTCATTGTTTGTGGATTGGGTATTAGTACGATTTCTCTAGGAGTTGTCCTATTTGTTTTAGGATTGATATTATTACTTAGAAAGCGGGAACTTACCTTAGAACAGATCGAGGCTAAGCAAATTGCGGAGACCTTTGCTGATGAACTGAAAGAACTAGAAATGTACATTCAGTCGACAGAGAAAAGCTTAGAGAAGATAGAAGGGTCCCGTTATAGTGACCAAGGTTTTCTGAATCGTGCCACCCAAAAAATCTTAGATTTAGAATCTTCATTGAGCTCTATTACTTCTGAGTTTCGTGATCTTAGGCAACTCTTTGATGAAGAAAAAATAGAGTTACTTTCTGGAGAAAGGCTTTTAGAATTTATTGCAGCGAATTTATTTAAACAAGGAAGAGATGTCTATTTAAATTTAGGGAATTTAGCAGACATTCGTGCGTACATGGGGCCCAACAATTATAAAGTTGCGATGGTCATAGAAAAAGCTAAAGCAGTTGTGCATGAGTTTATAGTTCTGACTACAATGGCTAGGGAATTAGAGTTTTTTTTCTAA
- a CDS encoding DUF1978 domain-containing protein, whose translation MERLLYNSVQKSYADRLFSYEKTKMVHDTPLIPWEEDKEKCAEAEKAFLEQQKILLDYGKSIFWLNENDEINLNDPWSWGLNTVRTRKVFQEVDDSERWNHKVLIQKLEDDYEKLLEESSKESTEANKKLLSDLVDRLEDAKTKFFLKKQEEVETRVKDLRARYGGTVDPKQDTEAKKKVELEASLETFLDSIESELVQCLEDQDIYWKEQDVKDLARTQELEEQDIEAKREEAAEDLRSLNERLKKSKTMLDRAKWHIENAEDSITWWTSQIEMKDMKARLKILKEDITSVLPEIDEIETCLSLEELPLLTTRELLTKSYLKFKICSETLLKMTSVFENNIYVQEYEVQLQNLGFKLQGISQRFGKKQDDFANLEEQVALQKKRLRELTQNFEIQGFNFMKEDFKAAAKDLYIRSTAEQKMNFDVPCMELFRRYHEEVNKPLLELMYNCADSYRDAKKKLCSLRLDEKELLQKEIKKEEFYQKKQQRHADRSRHTTYQKLRIAEELALELKKKI comes from the coding sequence TTGGAAAGGCTTCTTTATAATAGTGTTCAAAAGAGCTATGCGGATCGGCTGTTTTCCTATGAAAAGACAAAGATGGTGCACGATACTCCGCTGATTCCTTGGGAAGAGGATAAGGAAAAATGTGCTGAAGCTGAGAAAGCTTTCTTAGAGCAACAGAAGATTCTCCTAGATTATGGAAAATCTATCTTTTGGCTGAATGAGAACGATGAGATCAATTTAAACGATCCTTGGAGTTGGGGTCTTAATACGGTGAGGACTAGGAAAGTATTCCAAGAGGTTGACGACAGTGAACGTTGGAATCATAAGGTACTCATTCAAAAACTCGAGGACGATTATGAGAAACTTCTAGAGGAAAGTTCAAAAGAGTCTACTGAAGCAAATAAGAAGCTTTTATCTGACTTAGTAGATCGTCTTGAAGATGCTAAGACAAAATTTTTCCTGAAGAAACAGGAGGAGGTGGAGACTCGCGTTAAGGATCTTAGAGCTCGATATGGAGGCACAGTAGATCCTAAGCAGGATACGGAAGCTAAGAAGAAAGTCGAATTGGAGGCTAGCTTAGAAACCTTTTTAGATTCCATCGAATCAGAGCTAGTACAGTGTTTAGAAGATCAAGATATATATTGGAAAGAACAGGATGTCAAAGATCTAGCACGTACGCAAGAGCTCGAGGAACAAGATATTGAAGCGAAGAGGGAAGAAGCTGCCGAAGACCTAAGAAGTCTTAATGAGCGTTTAAAGAAGTCAAAAACTATGTTAGATAGGGCTAAATGGCATATTGAAAATGCTGAGGACAGTATTACCTGGTGGACTAGTCAGATAGAAATGAAGGATATGAAAGCAAGACTGAAGATCTTAAAAGAAGATATAACAAGTGTTCTACCTGAAATAGATGAGATTGAAACGTGTTTAAGCTTAGAGGAGCTTCCTTTGCTTACGACCAGGGAACTCTTAACTAAGTCCTACCTAAAGTTTAAGATTTGTTCAGAAACACTATTAAAAATGACTTCTGTGTTTGAGAACAATATCTATGTTCAGGAGTACGAGGTTCAGCTGCAAAATCTAGGGTTTAAGTTACAAGGTATATCTCAGAGATTCGGAAAGAAACAAGACGATTTTGCGAATCTAGAGGAACAGGTTGCTTTGCAAAAGAAACGACTCAGAGAGCTCACTCAGAATTTTGAAATACAAGGATTCAATTTCATGAAAGAAGATTTTAAGGCAGCCGCTAAAGATCTTTATATAAGAAGTACAGCTGAACAAAAGATGAACTTTGATGTGCCTTGCATGGAGCTCTTCCGTAGGTATCATGAGGAGGTCAACAAGCCGCTTCTTGAGTTGATGTACAATTGTGCAGACAGTTATAGAGATGCTAAGAAAAAGCTTTGCTCTCTACGTCTTGATGAAAAAGAGTTATTACAAAAAGAAATCAAGAAAGAGGAATTTTATCAAAAGAAACAACAAAGGCATGCAGATAGATCACGTCATACTACGTATCAAAAGCTACGAATTGCTGAAGAGCTTGCTCTTGAGCTGAAGAAGAAAATCTAA
- a CDS encoding polymorphic outer membrane protein middle domain-containing protein, with the protein MKIPLRFLLISLVPTLSMSNLLGAATTEELSASNSFDGTTSTTSFSSKTSSATDGTNYVFKDSVVIENVPKTGETQSTSCFKNDAAAGDLNFLGGGFSFTFSNIDATTASGAAIGSEAANKTVTLSGFSALSFLKSPASTVTNGLGAINVKGNLSLLDNDKVLIQDNFSTGDGGAINCAGSLKIANNKSLSFIGNSSSTRGGAIHTKNLTLSSGGETLFQGNTAPTAAGKGGAIAIADSGTLSISGDSGDIIFEGNTIGATGTVSHSAIDLGTSAKITALRAAQGHTIYFYDPITVTGSTSVADALNINSPDTGDNKEYTGTIVFSGEKLTEAEAKDEKNRTSKLLQNVAFKNGTVVLKGDVVLSANGFSQDANSKLIMDLGTSLVANTESIELTNLEINIDSLRNGKKIKLSAATAQKDIRIDRPVVLAISDESFYQNGFLNEDHSYDGILELDAGKDIVISADSRSIDAVQSPYGYQGKWTINWSTDDKKATVSWAKQSFNPTAEQEAPLVPNLLWGSFIDVRSFQNFIELGTEGAPYEKRFWVAGISNVLHRSGRENQRKFRHVSGGAVVGASTRMPGGDTLSLGFAQLFARDKDYFMNTNFAKTYAGSLRLQHDASLYSVVSILLGEGGLREILLPYVSKTLPCSFYGQLSYGHTDHRMKTESLPPPPRRSRRIILLGEDMSGLESWELELLLKIPAAEDFSKSTLHL; encoded by the coding sequence ATGAAGATTCCACTCCGCTTTTTATTGATATCATTAGTACCTACGCTTTCTATGTCGAATTTATTAGGAGCTGCTACTACCGAAGAGTTATCGGCTAGCAATAGCTTCGATGGAACTACATCAACAACAAGCTTTTCTAGTAAAACATCATCGGCTACAGATGGCACCAATTATGTTTTTAAAGATTCTGTAGTTATAGAAAATGTACCCAAAACAGGGGAAACTCAGTCTACTAGTTGTTTTAAAAATGACGCTGCAGCTGGAGATCTAAATTTCTTAGGAGGGGGATTTTCTTTCACATTTAGCAATATCGATGCAACCACGGCTTCTGGAGCTGCTATTGGAAGTGAAGCAGCTAATAAGACAGTCACGTTATCAGGATTTTCGGCACTTTCTTTTCTTAAATCCCCAGCAAGTACAGTGACTAATGGATTGGGAGCTATCAATGTTAAAGGGAATTTAAGCCTATTGGATAATGATAAGGTATTGATTCAGGACAATTTCTCAACAGGAGATGGCGGAGCAATTAATTGTGCAGGCTCCTTGAAGATCGCAAACAATAAGTCCCTTTCTTTTATTGGAAATAGTTCTTCAACACGTGGCGGAGCGATTCATACCAAAAACCTCACACTATCTTCTGGTGGGGAAACTCTATTTCAGGGGAATACAGCGCCTACGGCTGCTGGTAAAGGAGGTGCTATCGCGATTGCAGACTCTGGCACCCTATCCATTTCTGGAGACAGTGGCGACATTATCTTTGAAGGCAATACGATAGGAGCTACAGGAACCGTCTCTCATAGTGCTATTGATTTAGGAACTAGCGCTAAGATAACTGCGTTACGTGCTGCGCAAGGACATACGATATACTTTTATGATCCGATTACTGTAACAGGATCGACATCTGTTGCTGATGCTCTCAATATTAATAGCCCTGATACTGGAGATAACAAAGAGTATACGGGAACCATAGTCTTTTCTGGAGAGAAGCTCACGGAGGCAGAAGCTAAAGATGAGAAGAACCGCACTTCTAAATTACTTCAAAATGTTGCTTTTAAAAATGGGACTGTAGTTTTAAAAGGTGATGTCGTTTTAAGTGCGAACGGTTTCTCTCAGGATGCAAACTCTAAGTTGATTATGGATTTAGGGACGTCGTTGGTTGCAAACACCGAAAGTATCGAGTTAACGAATTTGGAAATTAATATAGACTCTCTCAGGAACGGGAAAAAGATAAAACTCAGTGCTGCCACAGCTCAGAAAGATATTCGTATAGATCGTCCTGTTGTACTGGCAATTAGCGATGAGAGTTTTTATCAAAATGGCTTTTTGAATGAGGACCATTCCTATGATGGGATTCTTGAGTTAGATGCTGGGAAAGACATCGTGATTTCTGCAGATTCTCGCAGTATAGATGCTGTACAATCTCCGTATGGCTATCAGGGAAAGTGGACGATCAATTGGTCTACTGATGATAAGAAAGCTACGGTTTCTTGGGCGAAGCAGAGTTTTAATCCCACTGCTGAGCAGGAGGCTCCGTTAGTTCCTAATCTTCTTTGGGGTTCTTTTATAGATGTTCGTTCCTTCCAGAATTTTATAGAGCTAGGTACTGAAGGTGCTCCTTACGAAAAGAGATTTTGGGTTGCAGGCATTTCCAATGTTTTGCATAGGAGCGGTCGTGAAAATCAAAGGAAATTCCGTCATGTGAGTGGAGGTGCTGTAGTAGGTGCTAGCACGAGGATGCCGGGTGGTGATACCTTGTCTCTGGGTTTTGCTCAGCTCTTTGCGCGTGACAAAGACTACTTTATGAATACCAATTTCGCAAAGACCTACGCAGGATCTTTACGTTTGCAGCACGATGCTTCCCTATACTCTGTGGTGAGTATCCTTTTAGGAGAGGGAGGACTCCGCGAGATCCTGTTGCCTTATGTTTCCAAGACTCTGCCGTGCTCTTTCTATGGGCAGCTTAGCTACGGCCATACGGATCATCGCATGAAGACCGAGTCTCTACCCCCCCCCCCCCGACGCTCTCGACGGATCATACTTCTTGGGGAGGATATGTCTGGGCTGGAGAGCTGGGAACTCGAGTTGCTGTTGAAAATACCAGCGGCAGAGGATTTTTCCAAGAGTACACTCCATTTGTAA
- a CDS encoding autotransporter outer membrane beta-barrel domain-containing protein, which translates to MGTRVAVENTSGRGFFQEYTPFVKVQAVYARQDSFVELGAISRDFSDSHLYNLAIPLGIKLEKRFAEQYYHVVAMYSPDVCRSNPKCTTTLLSNQGSWKTKGSNLARQAGIVQASGFRSLGAAAELFGNFGFEWRGSSRSYNVDAGSKIKF; encoded by the coding sequence CTGGGAACTCGAGTTGCTGTTGAAAATACCAGCGGCAGAGGATTTTTCCAAGAGTACACTCCATTTGTAAAAGTCCAAGCTGTTTACGCTCGCCAAGATAGCTTTGTAGAACTAGGAGCTATCAGTCGTGATTTTAGTGATTCGCATCTTTATAACCTTGCGATTCCTCTTGGAATCAAGTTAGAGAAACGGTTTGCAGAGCAATATTATCATGTTGTAGCGATGTATTCTCCAGATGTTTGTCGTAGTAACCCCAAATGTACGACTACCCTACTTTCCAACCAAGGGAGTTGGAAGACCAAAGGTTCGAACTTAGCAAGACAGGCTGGTATTGTTCAGGCCTCAGGTTTTCGATCTTTGGGAGCTGCAGCAGAGCTTTTCGGGAACTTTGGCTTTGAATGGCGGGGATCTTCTCGTAGCTATAATGTAGATGCGGGTAGCAAAATCAAATTTTAG